The Anaerotignum faecicola sequence TTCGCGGTTACCCCTCTCAATAATGCGGTTCGCTTCTTCCCTGGCTTCTGTAAGTATTTCCGCTTCGCGCTGCTTTGCTCTCTTTCTCGCATCCTCTAATATCTGTTCCGCTTCTTTATTGACGCTGGTAAGCCGTGTCTGGTACTCTTCCTTCATGGCCTTCGCAGCTTCTTTGTCATCGGCAGCGGACTTCAGTTCCCCGGCAATCTTCTGTCTTCTTCTCTCCAGAACATCACGCACGGTATTGAACAGCAGATAGGATAATGCGAAAAACAGGATAAAGACGTTAATGCCCGTCACAAACGCATCGAAAAGCAGCTGTGGGTCAAATCCCAATAATCGTTCCAAGGTTTCGCCTCCTCTCGCTCTCTATTCTTATCCGTTCTTTTCTTTAGCTGAATGGCTTTAAGAACATAAGGATAGCAGCGACAG is a genomic window containing:
- a CDS encoding ATP synthase F0 subunit B translates to MERLLGFDPQLLFDAFVTGINVFILFFALSYLLFNTVRDVLERRRQKIAGELKSAADDKEAAKAMKEEYQTRLTSVNKEAEQILEDARKRAKQREAEILTEAREEANRIIERGNRE